TGTTCACCTTTGTTTCAGAGATCTGTTCATTAGCTTCTATACTGCTCTCGGCTGCTTGTGTGCATTCATATTTTTGCAAAACTTCCATTTTTGCATCTGACTCAGCAAGAGCGGTCTGCATTGCATGCATCTCCTTTCTAGCCTTTATCGCAGCCTCTATTCGGTTTTGCTCAGCCTCAAACTCCGCCTCTCGCCGTTTTTCTTCTGCTTGCCGCTGAGCTTCCCTGCATCTTTTTTCTGCATGCCAATCTGCTTCTTCTTTTTCTATGGCTAGCTTCTCACTTAAAGCTGCAGCCTTTGCCTTTAATGAAGCACGCTCCATTTCTGCCTTTATTCTGactgaagatgatgatgacaCACTTCCACATCGTGATCCAGGTCTGCTTGAGCGTTTTGTGTTGCTTTTTGAGGATGTAGACCTACTATCTGTTGGCATTACGTGTTTATCACACTCTTCAGCCTGCTCAGAGCGTTTCATGACGTCTTTCATCCATTCCTCACATTTCCAGAAGAAATCATTTATTGGCTTATTTTTAAGATCAAACCAATTCTTTTGATTATCCAGGAATTCTTCTTCAGACACAAATCTTCTCAAACCAGCATTTAAGTCGGAAAATTCTTGCTGCAAACCACTGAAGTCCACAcgcaatttatttttaacaatatcaGCCTTTGCATCATCTTCCATTAACTGCTCAATATGCTTTATCATGCTCGTTAGCTGGGATAACTTATTCCTGCGTGCATGGAGTTGTCTAGACTTGTGTTCTTCCACGGCCTTCTCAGTCATTTTTACTGTCCGTTTTTCACTGTCTTGTTCATCCATAACAAACGAATGTTTCCACACTTATTTAATGCAAATGTCAAAACCGTAAGGTGAGCTTAACATACACGCAATGCGTTCCACTTCGTCGTTCAGCCGAACGGcgtcctttttatttatttatttctctctTACGGCTGTGCGCACATCAACCGCGCTCCTCATGATTCGATTCACCATCCACAGCAGAGCAAGGAAAGCTACAACTCACAGATTCACCGTGAAAGTTTCCTCCTTCAGTCCTTTGTCTCGAGTCAGGCCGTTCCAAAGTCCGATAAATCCGTGCAGAGTCagttttttgacaaaaatgtaggTTTCcactagggatgggcgatattaTCGTTTGCGATAAATACCGTTGAAAATTCTCCTCATGATAAAAATTTGTCTCCTCGCGATAATTACGATAAGTCTAGTTGTTGACTTATTTCGTGCGCGACCGATTCACTGTTCATGTGTGGAGTTAAAACAAGCATGACGAAAGACGTGAGGCTGAGGAGCAGCTTGTTGTTAAGCGAAGAGTTCCCTTCACAATTTGGAACTGGTTTGGTTATAGAAAATCAGATGTGGAGCAAACTACGGTAATcactataaacaaatgttcaatgaatgAGCCGTATGTCATTCACGCCATCATCACCCGGGTTTTGATAGCGCGCGagtgcaggtgagacctgaacatctcacgttgctattgtttaaactaaactcatttaaaccttGCCAGTTGCCACTTTAAACATTCAACTGTAAGACGCAAAAGAGAACTTGCGCGCGCTGTGAGGAGATTTATGTgtactcatccgaagcgcgtacACGGAGAGCTGCGTCAgatatattttgtaaactatCTGAAGACATAGTTGGGATTGTTACTTTTTGATACAGTTAGGGCTGTTACGGTCGGCATGACAATCGCGcgacattatatataaataaataaataaataaatatatatatatatatatatatatatatatatatatatatatatatatgaggttgcgttaactgtttttgttttttagcaatGAAAAATATGAAGGCCGTCCGTCAGATTACTGAGCCTGATGTAGCTTGTAAATGTAATTCCCGCCCCTGCCCAGTAGGTGGTGAgcgcgctccagtgtggcagcagagcgcgagttcagtctccagaataaaatgatgCGTTTGATTACAAGCACACAGTTTAGGTATATTTATGATAATAAAGTTATGATACTTATACTTAAATAATTCAGTTTCTAATccagttcattttgttttaaatggtttgttttcttatttttcttgctgactaatgactatcaagtttatggtgtaatatatatatatatatatatatatatatatatatatatatatatatatatatatatatatatatattatcgtCATTGGTATCGTTATCGCAATAAATACCTGAAATTAtcgtgataatttttttaggccatatcgcccatccctagttTCCACTGTATGAAGCCCTAGCTTGACGCTTTGTCCACTCCCTTAGTCAGAATCCACATCAATAAATCCACGGAACCACTCGTGAAAAGAAATAACGTATCCGTTTACTCAGTTAGCATCAAAAAACATCAGCACAGgaatattacataaaataacAACGGTTAATTACcgacaaaagaaaaagagagagggagaaaagaAGGTCAAAAAACTGTGTGGCTCCACTCTATGCTTGCCTGACCGTTCCCCAAAGAagccttcattttttttttttcgtcagAGTATCCCAAGCAATTAAAGGTACATGCaattaaagataaaaatgcgATTACAGTCCTCTATTTCCAAAGTATATCCAATGTCATATGCACTCTAAATTATCCATAcacattttagaaaatgacacaATTAACTCCTTCCATTACTGTAAATATTAACTGCATACAcctgtaaatactgtaaatattacctTCAATTTCCTCCACAAAAATGAATCATGTAAATTACTATTTAAcgcataaattaaaattatgtatcAGCTAACTGCATTTAGGCTCCTACACGGACTATACAGTATACCGTAAACAGTGTTTTCTGAGTATAACATTGTAGAAGCATTAAAAATGACCCTCAAAAATGATGGGCAGAAGTATGTGCACTTGATTGACCCCATTAAAAATGGTCAAAATTTATATAACAGCTGTTCGAGCTCAGAAGGTGCAGCATTCATAGTGTTCACTGTAAACAAATGGCATTTCTTCTTTGTAGTCTGGTGATGCTTAAATTTGCTGCATGTGAACTCGAGAGAGAATGCTGTCCTTTGCCCTCCCCTCTGCCATAAACAAGAGGAACTGTTTGCATTGTTCTCAATAATGGCACTAACCTTCTAAACTTACAAAAGGTCATATGCTGAGGATAATGTTTTATCAATTACTTATCCTCATATGTAGACAATGGGGTTTGAATCTCCTTTTTTTCTGCCTTTCTCCCCCTCGCCCTTTGTTTATAGTACGTGTGCATGTCCAACACCCTGACACAGCAAACTCAAAGTGAGAAATTACATTCTCATCCCCTTAAGAACTGCTGCATCTGCATTTCACAGCGGCCTGTATTTATttgcaaacacacatacacacacacagacagagagagagagagagagagagcgagagcacTAAATAACATGCTATTAAGTGAACCCATAGTTTTATTGAGGAACAAGGGAGCCACTCTCCTCCAATTGTTAAAAATGCTCAGAGCATTAGGggctgtgtgcatgtgtgtgtggtgCAGGTACTCAGTGTAAATGGGAtctcatttaaatgaacaacctCTCTTGCTTCTCTGTTTCTATTTGGTAACCTGTAATGGACAAGGTTTACATCTAATGAGGTTTAATTTGCATGTAATTTCAACTATACGATCAACCAGCGCAACAGAAAACAACTTGCTCTCTCtaaaggttaaatggtcctaTCGCACAAAAGCACATTGGTGAAGAATCACCCTTATTTTATTTGAGTTCATTGATGGTTCCtaacaaataaagaaataagAGAGCACATGCAATGTTATAGCTCACTATTACTGTTCTCTCTGCCTCATTATCATTGTATTGATTGTGGTGAAAAGATGGATCAGTTGTGGAAACAAACCTTCTCTTTCACTTTCTACGCAGAGTAATCAATGTGTTGATTTAAAAAGAatgattttattgtcataataaGCCATTAATTATCTTTACACTGCTATAGAGCTGTTAAAAAATTCTGCCTCATTTCCTGCACTGCTCAAATACACACCACAGGGGGGTGCCAGGATATTAAATGATTAGATTGACAAACAAATCTGGAGACATTATTCATacatatttgaataaaatataccTCCATTTTGAGTCTCTTTACCAGCCAAAATCAAATATCATTGTTGCATCCACTTGTCCTCCTGATTTTTGAAAGTATAAGAGCTGTACACATACTTTCAAAATGTTCTATGATAGAAATATTATAACATCTCCAAATAACCaacactgttttatttaattctatAGGATATTACAATATAGCAAAACATAATTACAGTATAATActatattttaacaattttaggAAAATGACGAAAATAAGGCCTCTATACGAATTTCACAAAATCttatatttgataaaaaatgtatcaaactATATTAGACATAATTTAGGCCCAATCATATTCACAatgattactttttttcttttatttaaacaaaataatcatttatattACAGTTGCCCTTTTAGGAAAATCCAGGTTCAGTTGAAAAGTCGAAAAGTATTCTACAGTTACACAGCATTATTTCCCCCTCAAAAATAGGGTTAAATACTGGGACAAATCCATCACATCTCTGGGAGTGAGCTGAGAATCGATTGTGAGGAGAGCCTCTCCATGGGTGGTATTGATCTGCTCAACTTAACAAAAAGAAGTTCAGCTTTTGGTCCAGACACTGGTTCTTGCTGGCCCAGAACCATATTTGGAGTGGTCAATGCTTGACTATTATAAAAACAAGATCGCAAAGCCTTGGAAAAGCAAAGACTATCGTACTAAAAGGGAGACACTGTTAGGCACAGTTGACAACCTCATCCAGATCAATGGCTCCTAAGAGAGGCCAAGCAATCATTGGAGAGAGTTCACCAGGTCCCACTCCCAATGTAATAGATGCCTGTTTGATTTTTACAGGACTAGTGAGAGATTTAAAGGAGAAAAAGAAGCTTTGCTTTTTTTATGGTTGGGGTACCAACATTTAAACAAGGGTCAAacaatctgtgtttcagaaaaaaggctttttaaaaaatatttttatataaaaacaaacattagcAGTTTCTGATAAAGATACTGTTCAAGAAAATTTGTGAACAAGAGAAAACAGAatttaaatatgataaaaagaTATAATTAGatgcttttgaaaaaaataaagaattgcatttaaaaatatttaattagtaaattaataaattaataaagacatttaattTCTACCACTGCAATGCTGCATGTGCACCCGCATGCTTTTTACTGGTATATACCATTTCATTACAGTACAGCTTTCTGAACAattctttcctgttttatatATTACTTGCTAATGCTGTcaacgagtgtgtgtgtgtgtgtgtgtgtgtgtctgtgtctgtgtgttttcaATTGACTGGATCATTGATGAGAGTCTGCAGGTCTAGAGCTTATTAAGAAAGCCAGACTCTCAGTCCTCATTTATATTGATTTGTGTTGCAGAAAGGGAGAAGGTTTGTGTGGACAATTAAATCAGaaataaacaacaataataaactATTACATAAACACGGAGTCATTtgttatatgtacatttataaatataacatcGAATGCCATATATGATACATTCTACTTTCATCAGCAACAGAATGTGCATGAACTACATAAAATGAGATAAAACATTTGTATTATCTATAATGTGCCATCTGGGGGCAGTAGCTCTAAGCTTTAATGTGCATGAACGTTTGTTTCACTATATTAGGACATTGCATATACTTcaattgattttatatcaggttaatgatattttctatagCTTATCCCAACCCATACCCCtcaacctacccatcacagaaatgTGTGCAAAACACTATTTagataaaaacatgtttttggctgatttataagcctttttaaCTAGTGAGAACCAGTAAAATGTTCTCACTAGTCGGTTGTCATAATATTTCATTATAAGTGAAGATATTTGACACTAACATGTATAGCCAAAcctgtacaaacacacacacactgacacacacttCTGTTCTATGCCATCAGAGACCAGTACCGATTGATGTCATTTGAGAATCGAAAGCACATCAAATGACAATTTTGACCTTTTTTGTCGTTTttggtaacatttaaaaaaccaCAATGAAGACATGCAGTTTAATTGTTAGATTTGCACTTAATCTTGGGTTCATTTACAAGGTTTACTTAAAGTCTGGAATAAGAATTCTAAgtttaatgtatattaaaaccATGTTTCAAGAAGCAGTTCCTGTGAATGTCAAGATAGCATTACTGGTAAGCCTTTGTGGTTTGCGGTGAGTTCATCCTCTGCATCTGTTCTCAATGATTCTGACCAATGTTTCGGTAATTTGATGCCTCAAAAGTATAGATATTAATCATAATGTTGCATCGTGTATGTTGCTGATATGCTCTTGCTCAAGTTGAGGTTTTATcaaaaaaatgtcacattacCTAAAACAGCAAATGGTACAGCTAGCAGATTGAAAAGGAAATATAAGGCAACCACAGATATGTTGTGATAAACTGCCTTTAACTTGATTGGTGTGAAAATAGGGCAGTTTGCTGTATTTTGTCTGAATGTGCAAAAAGTGACTTATTTCAATAATATCAGTCCCTGCATTCCCAGGGAATTAAACACATGACCTTAACATGGATAGTGCCATGCTATACTGTTTGATCTCAATAATATTAGATTTCTGTTCAGAAGCGATCAAGGAACCTTTCCTTAAAAGCTTTATCCCTTTtctgtttattgtaatgttGTGGAGTAAATAGTTATCATATGGCATGTGGCTGTTGTTGAATTAAAAGTGACAATGATGGATCTACTGTGAACTAAGTAACTCTGTGCCTAAAATCTAAACATTAACAGAGTGAGAAAGAATGTTGAAGGACTTTTCAACcaattatttcagttatttcatttttaatttacaaatcATTACATTATCATATTTAACTGATGGCCGGTTTTCTTAGGTTACGTGATCTCAGTGGTGGTGGGattttgttctgtcatgaactttcaaaagacGGCCGGTTTGATTACTTCGCTCTCTTACGAGATTTCGAAGACAAAGACGGACGGTTTTCTTATATCACGAGATTTCACTGATGGCCGGTTTTGTTAGGTTATGCGATCTCAGTGATGGTAGGATTTTGTTGTGTTATGAACTTTCAAAAGATAGCTGGTTTGGTTTCGATTTGATTTTCTGTCTCTAGATTTCACTGATGGCCGGTTTTCTTAGGACACGCTATCTCAGTGGTGGTGAGattttgttctgtcatgaactttcaaaagacAGCCGGTTTGGTTACTTTGCTTTTTTTACGAGGTATCGAAGACAAAGACGGACAGTTTTCTTATATCACAAGATTTCACTGATGGCCGGTTTTGTTAGGTTATGCGATCTCAGTGATGGTAGGATTTTGTTGTGTTATGAACTTTCAAAAGATAGCTGGTTTGGTTTCGATTTGATTTTCTGTCTCTAGATTTCACTGATGGCCGGTTTTCTTAGGACACGCTATCTCAGTGGTGGTGAGattttgttctgtcatgaactttcaaaagacAGCCGGTTTGGTTACTTTGCTTTTTTTACGAGGTATCGAAGACAAAGACGGACAGTTTTCTTATATCACAAGATTTCACTGATGGCCGGTTTTGTTAGGTTATGCGATCTCAGTGATGGTAGGattttgttctgtcatgaactttcaaaagacGGCCGGTTGGGTTTCTTTGATTTCTTACGAGATTTTGAAGACAAAgtcggtcggttttgttctttCTCTAGATTTCACTGATGGCCGGTCTTCTTAGGACACGCTATCTCAGTGGTGGTGGGATTTTGTTGTGTTATGAACTTTCAAAAGACGGCCAGTTTGGTTACTTCGCTCTCTTACCGAATTTTGAAGATAAAAGCGGTCGGTCTCGTTATATCATGAGATTTCACTGATGGCCATTTTTTTTAGGTTACGCTATCTCAGTGGTGGTGGGattttgttctgtcatgaactttcaaaagacGGCCATTTTAATTACTTTGCTTTTTTTACGAGATTTCGAAGACAAAAGCGGTCAGTCACGTTATATCATGAGATTTCACTGATGACCATTTTTTTTAGGTTATGCAATCTCAGTGGTGGTGGGattttgttctgtcatgaactttcaaaagtCGGCCGGTTTTATTCCTTTGCTCTCATACAAGATTTTGAAGACAAAGGCTTTTGGTTTTGTTCGGTTACAAGATCTCAGTTGCGGTCAGCTTTGTTTTATCATGAGCTTTCAAAGGTCGGCTGGTTTGGTTCCTTCATTCTCTTACCAGATTTTGAAGACAAAGGCAGTCGGTTTCATTATATCATGAGATTTTACTGATGGCCGGTTTTGTTAGGTTACGCAGTCTCATTGGTGGTGGGATTTTGTTCTGTCAAGAGCTTTCAAAAGTCGGCCGGTTTTGTTCCTTCTCTCTCTTACGAGATTTCGAAGACAAAGGCTTTTGGTTTTGTTCGGTTACAAGATCTCATTTGCGGTCAGCTTTGTTTTGTCATGAGCTTTCAAAAGACAGCTGGTTTTCTTCTTTCGCTCTCTTACCagattttgaagaaaaaacaaGAGCACATGGCCAAAACCAAACTAGACATGAGTGCCGACATCCGAACACCACGCTCCGAACACGAAACAAGGCACACGGACAAGAGCACACTTGAAACCGCATGCTCACACAAAGACAAGATGATACGGGAGTGTCAGGGCTCTGTCACAACACAAAGAATAAACTAGACCAAAGAAATTGGTTGAATTTGCTTATATTCTTGACATCATGGAGAGACTAACAATGTGAAATAAATTCAACAATGTTAATTGTTTTGCAGCCTtagttaaagctgctgtccgtaactttttttgtgttcaaaatttacaaaaattatataatgagaacgtacaacatgaatccatttccCATTttccgtgtttttgtcttaccctgaatcattatggtacacttataataagtgtttatattcagactatttcagaccggactggtaggagctgccgcagagtatcacagtaactgcgtgacttgCCATAGACTGAGAAAGGTAGCTctggctacaatgttcttccgcaagatgcgtgcagttctgtttattaactgctagagggccaaaaatcgcggactgcagctttaaaattattaggaaactatcatattttttgtaagggaaaatctgttttttaaaatcattaaactGCTGCGATTAGATCTATTTCTCATATTTTTTGCAACCGCCactgacattattattattattattattaatggccTCTGCAAAATGCATAGGGATATCTCTTAATAATGCATTCTTTAGTATTTAAACTAGAAAACATATATCTTTCGCCCTTCAAATGGCCATAAGTTATTCTGCCTTGTAGTTTATTTTTCATCTATATGTAAAGCGCTTAGTACTTAAAGAGGAAGCATTCAACAGAAACTTTTTAGCCCCTCCTTAAATGTTCTTCAAAgagtcacacacacaaagatgCATCACAAGATACTACTCATAAAAAATCTCATTGCaggtaaaatattttataaacttattttacttaacatctatgttcctgttttttttttagattgtctgtttacataaaattttctgataaaatcattttaagaaaatttgttttgaaaaatattatcTTTCACACCAGTGACTGTTTTAATGCAAGTTATTGCTCATTTATTGTTTGGtactaaatgtttttctttggaCAAAGGCATCcttgtcaaaaaaataaaaaataaaaaataaataattgtccTCTTTAAATAGCTTTCATTTCTCCAATGCAAAATATTTTGCTCACATTTCTTACTTAACTTTAACAAGAGTAATATGAACATGCTTATTACAGGTGAAATCCAAACATTTTCCTAAAATGGCAACCAGCGAGGCCTTCTCAACTGACAAAGCTAAATTTGTCAGATTAAAGGTGACAcaagaaaatgtaatttttattgaCGGACAGGAGGCTGGAGGAAAAAAACACAATACAGTTCTTACAGGATTTTTGAAATTACAACCAAAGGcattgggggtaatgcatttaCTCATAAATTATAATGATGCATGGTTTGGGGAattttcaaagtatttattttcttctagaTCATTGTATCCAAACATGCATGTCATCATGGATAAAACACTTGACCTATGTCTGCCCTTTAGACTTTCCAGGTAATGAATGGAGTGATGATCTTCTTTCTTGGAATTCTACTCACTATCCATAACTACAATTACCCTGCTATTCTAGCCCATAGTGGCATAACCTACTGGGGATCCCTTATTGTAAGTTTCTTTAACGGTTTTGTTTTATTGCCTCTCATTTTAATTACCAGAATCATCTTTGGAAATGTTGTGTGTTTCTTTTTCAGTACATCAGTGCTGGATCTCTGTCTTTTGCAGCTCAGAATAAACTTCATCCATATGTGGTATGTATATAACACCCACCAATTTCAGCACATTATAACTGTCACATTATTTCGAATGTATTTCCACACTATTATTGGTTATGACTGTGCACTTTAAATCACCTAATAAAATTCTGTTATTGTAGATGAAAGCATCTTTTGGAATGAATGTGTTCAGTGCCATAACTGCAGGCATCACCATTGTTCTGATGTCCGTACAATTAGGATTAATAATGATGATGGATCCAAGTTTATATGATGAGGtattacagtatatattttGCATACATGTGTAATGTGCATtcatttgtttttagtttttaattgctgtgttatttatttaaagggacagtttctgtcatcattcacttaCTGCCATATGTCTCCAAACCGGTATGACATTATTTCTTCCATAGAACACATGGAGAAATTCTGAAGACTGTACTGGTCGCTCTTTTGCATACAATTACAATGAGGACAAGATATTTGTAAGTGTTATAAAAGCAGTCCATATGATCTGTGCACTACACTCCAAGCCATATAATAGCCCTGTGTGAGAAACAGGCTGagatttaagtcattatttactaaAAATTGTAAATCTCACTCTCATGACAGATGACATTGGTTGTTATGAATGAATAGCTTGAATTCTCTGTTACCGTTCATTATAAATGTGTGGAAAACAGTCTTCAAAATTTGccatgtttcacagaagaaatgtatacaggtttggaatgatgacagattttttttctcaatgggCTAGTTGCACATAGATGGCCATCATGTTGGATTTCCGATCTAGCAAGTGTGTGCATAGACCTGTTGAATCAAATCCTGTTGAAATTTTATCCTGTAAAAATTCACACATTTGCCCTGTGAGACACAGGCTACAATTTATCTCAATAAATACTATTTTGTCAATTCTGCGCATATTTTCACTTATCTACATCAACTTGCACCATCAATACTGTCACCACATATTTAACAATTACACCCTGTTCTGTTTGCATCAGCTATCTTTTTAGTTAAAAACAAGGGCTGTAAAAAGTTAAtcttaataataaaacaatagttGTGATTAACTTACATTTTTGTGTAATTGTAGTTAATGCAAACAGTTTTCAATATAAGTAAATTAAAAGTTG
This DNA window, taken from Megalobrama amblycephala isolate DHTTF-2021 linkage group LG4, ASM1881202v1, whole genome shotgun sequence, encodes the following:
- the LOC125267143 gene encoding membrane-spanning 4-domains subfamily A member 4A-like; its protein translation is MATSEAFSTDKAKFVRLKVTQENVIFIDGQEAGGKKHNTVLTGFLKLQPKALGTFQVMNGVMIFFLGILLTIHNYNYPAILAHSGITYWGSLIYISAGSLSFAAQNKLHPYVMKASFGMNVFSAITAGITIVLMSVQLGLIMMMDPSLYDEYLILRIVGIMLVFTIPQFIISIYISAFACKATCNRDSTVVNVLLN